A genomic window from Candidatus Andeanibacterium colombiense includes:
- a CDS encoding MFS transporter codes for MASTFSEALSRTPLKTFSVVTFAICMLVLTVDGVDAQLLGIIAPKVIADFGVDRGTFGVAMSSALVGFGLGSWGGGWLGDKLGRRWSLAIAAALFSLATIAASWSSGGQTIAIWPLKAPQGVWELAFWRLIGGLGFGSAYANAIALAGEWLPDRWRSVGVTTLSVGTPAGGFVVAAVAPSLIEAYGWRGTFVALGAATLLVVVLIIALLRDSPSFLLARGKAEEARLAARRVLDGDIDLAPDHRDREGAVGVLHRSNLRLNIGIGLSFTAAALVAYSILSWTTTMLTAQGFTFEDAAYAVSVGGITSVVASIAAGFLAHWIGTRLLVFGLSGTLLASLVWLGAVIEAMPAAPDQSTRMLVVGLVGLTAALFSAAMATMYAIMTHAYPPSCRSSGIGFGIFMGRVGAVAATAFGGWLLDLGQGSVAPFFAVIGAGAVLFSAAGFIVDRHVPPARRAR; via the coding sequence ATGGCGAGCACATTCAGCGAGGCGCTCTCGCGTACGCCGCTCAAAACCTTCTCGGTCGTGACCTTCGCGATCTGCATGCTGGTGCTGACGGTCGATGGGGTCGATGCGCAACTGCTCGGAATCATCGCACCCAAGGTGATCGCGGATTTCGGAGTGGATCGCGGCACTTTCGGGGTCGCGATGAGTTCGGCGCTGGTCGGCTTCGGACTTGGCTCGTGGGGCGGCGGCTGGCTCGGCGACAAGCTCGGGCGACGCTGGTCGCTGGCGATCGCGGCGGCGCTGTTCTCGCTCGCGACGATCGCGGCGAGCTGGTCCTCCGGCGGGCAGACAATCGCGATCTGGCCCCTGAAAGCACCGCAGGGGGTGTGGGAACTGGCGTTCTGGCGGCTGATCGGCGGGCTCGGCTTCGGTTCGGCCTATGCCAATGCGATCGCGCTCGCAGGCGAATGGCTGCCGGATCGCTGGCGCTCGGTCGGGGTGACCACGCTGTCGGTCGGGACGCCCGCGGGCGGTTTCGTGGTCGCTGCGGTCGCGCCCTCGCTGATCGAGGCCTACGGCTGGCGCGGCACTTTCGTCGCGCTCGGCGCGGCGACCCTGCTGGTGGTGGTGCTGATCATCGCGCTGCTGCGTGACAGCCCGTCCTTCCTGCTCGCGCGCGGCAAGGCCGAAGAAGCGCGGCTGGCGGCTCGGCGGGTGCTCGATGGCGACATCGACCTGGCGCCCGACCACCGCGACCGCGAGGGTGCGGTGGGTGTGCTCCACCGCAGCAACCTCCGCCTCAATATTGGGATCGGCCTGTCCTTCACCGCCGCGGCGCTGGTCGCCTATTCGATCCTCAGCTGGACCACCACGATGCTGACCGCGCAGGGCTTCACCTTCGAGGATGCCGCCTATGCGGTGTCGGTCGGCGGGATCACTTCGGTGGTCGCGTCGATCGCCGCCGGCTTCCTCGCGCACTGGATCGGCACCCGGTTGCTGGTATTCGGGCTCAGCGGCACGCTGCTTGCCAGCCTGGTGTGGCTCGGCGCGGTGATCGAGGCGATGCCCGCCGCGCCTGACCAGAGCACCCGCATGCTGGTCGTCGGGCTGGTCGGCCTGACAGCCGCGCTGTTCAGCGCCGCGATGGCGACGATGTATGCGATCATGACCCATGCCTATCCGCCCTCGTGCCGCTCTTCCGGGATTGGCTTCGGGATATTCATGGGCCGGGTCGGCGCCGTCGCGGCGACCGCTTTCGGCGGCTGGCTGCTCGATCTCGGGCAAGGCAGCGTGGCGCCGTTCTTCGCGGTGATCGGCGCGGGCGCGGTGTTGTTCTCGGCCGCCGGGTTCATCGTCGATCGGCATGTGCCGCCGGCGCGGCGGGCCAGGTGA
- a CDS encoding phytase: protein MRAALTLTALGLALAACSNSKPPAEAAPAVFEVTASGETVPVGTGNADAADDPAIWLDAENPANSLIVATDKKAGLYVYGLDGKIRDFSKEGRLNNVALADMGADGIIVAASDRNDEAAAKIMLYRLDTKAAKLIPLGTVDGGKGEGYGICVAAQADGLHVYSVLKAGDIGEYRVTFGPQPKGELVRGMKLNTQTEGCVADPRDGSLYVGEEDVGIWRFAAGSTKGELVAKADGKQLVADVEGLALAAEGKDGGWLIASSQGDNSYSVYRLPGMAYAGRFRIAKGAFGATEETDGIDLVLGDFGPNYPTGLFVAQDGENGDKAQNFKLVSWEEIEKGL from the coding sequence ATGCGCGCAGCGCTGACCCTGACTGCGCTCGGTCTCGCGCTGGCGGCTTGCAGCAACAGCAAGCCACCGGCCGAGGCGGCGCCGGCGGTGTTCGAAGTTACCGCGTCGGGCGAGACCGTTCCGGTTGGCACCGGCAATGCCGATGCGGCGGACGATCCGGCGATCTGGCTCGATGCGGAAAATCCCGCCAACAGCCTGATCGTCGCGACCGATAAGAAGGCCGGGCTCTATGTCTATGGCCTCGACGGCAAAATCCGTGATTTCAGCAAGGAAGGGCGGCTCAACAATGTCGCCCTGGCCGACATGGGTGCCGACGGTATCATCGTCGCGGCAAGCGATCGCAACGACGAGGCGGCGGCCAAAATCATGCTCTACCGCCTCGACACCAAGGCAGCCAAGCTGATCCCGCTCGGCACGGTCGATGGCGGCAAGGGCGAAGGCTACGGCATCTGCGTTGCGGCGCAGGCCGATGGGCTGCACGTCTATTCGGTGCTCAAGGCGGGCGATATCGGCGAATATCGCGTGACCTTCGGGCCCCAGCCCAAGGGCGAGTTGGTCCGCGGCATGAAGCTGAACACCCAGACCGAAGGCTGCGTTGCCGATCCGCGCGACGGGTCGCTCTATGTCGGCGAGGAAGACGTCGGCATCTGGCGCTTCGCGGCCGGCTCGACCAAGGGCGAACTGGTCGCCAAGGCCGACGGCAAGCAACTCGTCGCCGATGTCGAGGGCCTCGCGCTCGCGGCCGAAGGCAAGGACGGCGGCTGGCTGATCGCTTCGAGCCAGGGCGACAACAGCTATTCGGTCTATCGCCTGCCGGGCATGGCCTATGCCGGCCGCTTCCGAATCGCCAAGGGTGCGTTCGGCGCGACCGAGGAAACCGATGGCATCGATCTGGTCCTCGGCGATTTCGGGCCGAATTATCCGACCGGCCTGTTCGTGGCGCAGGATGGCGAGAACGGCGACAAGGCGCAAAACTTCAAGCTGGTTTCGTGGGAGGAGATCGAAAAAGGGCTCTGA
- a CDS encoding TonB-dependent receptor — protein sequence MMYTRLLVSSCAAAMAAGISTPAFAGDIAGHVSDATQTIALQSAEVRIVELDRVATTARDGSFNFPDVTAGTYTIQVRYIGAQTVSQTVQVAESGTVSVDVTLGGSNEILVVGQAANQASSLSRQKAADGVSSVLTRDAIGEFPDQNVAESLRRLPGVNILNDQGEGRFVSVRGLDPDLNSTSVDGVRIPAPESDIRAVALDVISSDTIESIEVKKSFTPDMDGDFIGASVEIKTASAFDSRKNRYSLTAEGSYNDYSGKVTPKGGFDFTQKLGDHFGVAGSVSYYERQFETDNVEADNWVESGGAYYTPSLEYRDYDVTRKRFNAALSFDWRVSGTTKAYIRGNWAQFDDHEYRRRTTFDLSEFEDDGPSSVNGSTVSFDTADQEITVERDLKDRFERQRIRSVSVGSETDTGTWKFDWQASYAKSSERENFSLDPVRFASSFDDESGVVIDFDNSGRYFPVYSITSGASEVNDPTNYTLDRVELTTLSDSTDEEYALKANLARTFAMSGGDFTVQAGAKARWREKSYDFEMTRYKKSKNYTLADVLGEQTYRLLDMGPVMSKTDTAQWFLDNEADLSINDYASALDSATSDYSVKEDVTAAYLLGRWDSATLRAIGGVRMEHTRNELNGNVVTDDEDTYDLPLVEPVQYKRSYTNWLPSLTFRYTPQDNLVFRLAGYKTLVRPKLAAMAPRSTVNEDNEAEFGNPDLLPYEAWNADIGAAYYFSGNGAISIGGFYKDIKNYAVTQTFDNYTCEGETYDQFTTTINGDSARVIGFEASYSQVYDMLPAPFDGLLTQLNYTYTDSKATLADGREISMPNASRNTFNVVLGFDKGPIDMRLSGTYRDKYLDEVGDSAEEDRIVNNHFQLDFSAKFKVMENLRLTLDVININNAKYFAYQNFGGAQRLLQYEEYGPTFKFGAKVTF from the coding sequence ATGATGTACACTCGACTGCTCGTTTCGAGCTGTGCGGCAGCTATGGCGGCCGGCATATCAACCCCTGCTTTTGCCGGCGATATCGCCGGGCACGTTTCGGATGCGACGCAAACCATCGCGTTGCAATCGGCTGAGGTGCGCATCGTCGAACTCGATCGGGTCGCGACGACCGCTCGCGACGGCAGCTTCAATTTTCCGGACGTAACAGCCGGAACCTATACGATCCAGGTCCGCTATATCGGAGCGCAGACCGTCAGCCAGACGGTCCAGGTCGCCGAGAGCGGCACGGTATCCGTCGATGTGACGCTCGGCGGCAGCAATGAAATCCTCGTGGTTGGCCAGGCGGCCAACCAGGCCAGCTCGCTGTCCCGCCAGAAGGCGGCGGACGGTGTGAGCAGCGTTCTGACCCGCGATGCGATCGGCGAATTTCCCGACCAGAACGTTGCCGAATCGCTGCGCCGTCTGCCGGGCGTCAACATTCTCAACGATCAGGGCGAAGGTCGCTTCGTTTCGGTTCGCGGCCTTGACCCGGACCTCAACAGCACCTCGGTCGATGGCGTGCGCATCCCGGCACCGGAATCCGACATCCGCGCCGTCGCGCTCGACGTCATTTCGTCGGACACGATCGAATCGATCGAAGTGAAGAAGTCCTTCACCCCCGACATGGATGGCGACTTCATCGGCGCTTCGGTCGAGATCAAGACCGCCAGCGCCTTCGACAGCCGCAAGAACCGCTATTCGCTCACCGCCGAGGGCAGCTACAACGATTACAGCGGCAAGGTGACGCCCAAGGGGGGCTTCGACTTCACCCAGAAGCTGGGCGACCACTTCGGCGTCGCCGGGTCGGTCAGCTATTACGAACGCCAGTTCGAGACCGACAATGTCGAGGCGGACAACTGGGTGGAATCCGGCGGAGCCTATTATACTCCTTCGCTGGAGTATCGGGACTATGACGTGACCCGTAAGCGCTTCAACGCCGCCCTGTCGTTCGACTGGCGCGTGTCGGGAACCACCAAAGCTTACATCCGGGGCAACTGGGCGCAGTTCGACGATCACGAATATCGCCGCCGCACGACCTTCGACCTCAGCGAGTTCGAGGATGACGGCCCGTCTTCCGTCAATGGTTCGACTGTAAGCTTCGATACGGCAGATCAGGAGATCACCGTCGAGCGCGATCTAAAGGACCGCTTCGAACGCCAGCGCATCCGCTCGGTTTCGGTCGGCAGCGAGACCGACACCGGAACCTGGAAGTTCGACTGGCAGGCGAGCTATGCCAAGTCGAGCGAGCGGGAGAATTTCTCGCTCGATCCGGTCCGCTTCGCCAGCAGCTTCGACGACGAATCCGGTGTCGTGATCGATTTCGACAATTCGGGCCGCTATTTCCCGGTCTATTCGATCACCAGCGGGGCCAGTGAAGTCAACGATCCGACCAATTATACGCTCGACCGCGTCGAACTGACCACGCTTTCGGACAGCACCGACGAGGAATATGCGCTCAAGGCCAACCTCGCGCGCACCTTCGCGATGTCGGGCGGCGACTTCACGGTCCAGGCCGGTGCCAAGGCGCGCTGGCGCGAGAAGTCCTATGACTTCGAGATGACCCGCTACAAGAAGTCGAAGAACTACACGCTGGCCGACGTGCTGGGCGAACAGACTTATCGCCTGCTCGACATGGGGCCGGTGATGAGCAAGACCGACACGGCGCAGTGGTTCCTCGATAATGAGGCGGATCTTTCGATCAACGACTATGCTTCCGCGCTCGATTCCGCGACCAGCGACTATTCGGTCAAGGAAGACGTCACCGCAGCCTATCTGCTCGGCCGATGGGACAGCGCCACGCTGCGTGCGATCGGTGGTGTGCGCATGGAGCACACCAGGAACGAGCTGAACGGCAACGTCGTGACCGACGATGAAGACACTTACGACCTGCCGCTGGTCGAACCGGTGCAGTACAAGCGCAGCTACACCAATTGGCTTCCCAGCCTGACTTTCCGCTACACCCCACAGGACAATCTGGTTTTCCGGCTTGCCGGCTACAAGACGCTGGTGCGGCCCAAGCTGGCGGCGATGGCTCCGCGCTCGACCGTCAACGAGGACAATGAGGCGGAATTCGGCAATCCCGATCTCCTGCCTTATGAGGCCTGGAACGCGGATATCGGCGCTGCCTATTATTTCTCGGGCAACGGCGCGATCTCGATCGGCGGGTTCTACAAGGACATCAAGAACTACGCGGTCACCCAGACCTTCGACAATTACACCTGTGAAGGCGAGACCTACGATCAGTTCACGACCACGATCAATGGCGACAGCGCCAGGGTGATCGGCTTCGAAGCAAGCTACAGCCAGGTCTATGACATGCTGCCGGCACCCTTCGACGGCCTGCTGACCCAGCTGAACTACACCTACACCGACAGCAAGGCGACGCTCGCCGACGGCCGCGAAATCTCGATGCCGAACGCTTCGCGCAACACCTTCAACGTCGTTCTCGGCTTCGACAAGGGGCCGATCGACATGCGCCTGTCGGGCACCTATCGTGACAAATATCTCGATGAGGTCGGCGACAGCGCGGAGGAAGATCGCATCGTCAACAACCACTTCCAGCTCGATTTCTCGGCCAAGTTCAAGGTCATGGAAAACCTGCGCCTGACGCTGGATGTGATCAACATCAACAACGCCAAGTACTTCGCCTATCAGAACTTCGGCGGCGCCCAGCGCCTGCTGCAGTATGAAGAATACGGTCCGACCTTCAAGTTCGGCGCGAAGGTGACCTTCTGA
- a CDS encoding RNA degradosome polyphosphate kinase → MSTQLETRLETAPPTERYFNRELSWLAFNQRVLAEAANARYPLLERLRFLSISGSNLDEFIQIRVAGLVGQVQRQIATVSLDGRTPSQQLAAVRTEIADLERQQQATWRELRPLLAEAKIHVADEGRIDADAARWLKEYFIQNVGPVITPQAIDPAHPFPFIANEGIGVLFNLTRLADDEQVVEMVLVPSALPRFVRVPLTAEREEALYISVENLIVRHADLLFPGFRVEGDGIFRVLRDSDIEIEEEAEDLVRFFRTAIQRRRRGRVILLELQDDFDPDAEQMLVDKLMLDDAIMMRTDGAIGMSGLAAIVDEDRPELKWVPYAPRYPERVMEHDGDCFAAIREKDIVVHHPYESFEVVVDFVRQAAADPDVVAIKQTLYRAGKQSSVIAALIGAAEAGKAVTAVVELKARFDEEQNLMWASQLERAGVQVIYGFVDWKTHAKVSMVVRREEGQLRTYCHFGTGNYHPLTSKIYTDLSFFTADPKIGRDAVKLFNFITGYVEPRKLERLAISPIGLRAKLDQCIEHEIENARAGKPAHIWAKLNSLTDKGLIDHLYAASEAGVRINLVVRGICCLRPGIPGLSENIWVKSVIGRFLEHARIWAFANGFAMPSHRAKVFISSADAMERNLDRRVETLVPIKNATVHDQILQQVLLANLLDTEQSWELKPDGTSERVEPGERPFNLHRYFMTNPSLSGRGTALDEGAQVPKLALRKGAA, encoded by the coding sequence ATGAGCACCCAACTCGAAACCAGGCTCGAAACGGCACCGCCTACCGAGCGTTATTTCAATCGCGAGCTGAGCTGGCTGGCGTTCAACCAGCGTGTACTCGCCGAAGCGGCGAATGCGCGATATCCGTTGCTGGAGCGGCTGCGCTTCCTGTCGATCTCGGGCAGCAATCTCGACGAATTCATCCAGATCCGCGTCGCCGGGCTGGTCGGCCAGGTCCAGCGCCAGATCGCGACCGTATCACTCGACGGGCGTACCCCGTCCCAGCAGCTCGCCGCGGTGCGCACCGAGATCGCCGATCTCGAACGGCAGCAGCAGGCGACCTGGCGCGAATTGCGCCCCCTGCTCGCCGAAGCCAAGATCCACGTCGCCGACGAAGGCCGGATCGATGCCGATGCGGCGCGCTGGCTGAAGGAGTATTTCATCCAGAATGTCGGCCCGGTGATCACCCCCCAGGCGATCGACCCGGCGCACCCCTTCCCGTTCATCGCGAACGAAGGGATCGGGGTGCTGTTCAACCTCACCCGCCTGGCCGACGACGAGCAGGTGGTGGAGATGGTGCTGGTGCCCTCCGCCCTGCCCCGCTTCGTGCGCGTGCCGCTGACGGCCGAGCGCGAGGAGGCGCTGTATATCAGCGTCGAGAATTTGATCGTGCGCCACGCCGATCTGCTGTTCCCCGGCTTCCGGGTCGAAGGGGACGGGATCTTCCGCGTGCTGCGTGACAGCGACATCGAGATCGAGGAGGAGGCGGAGGATCTCGTCCGCTTCTTCCGCACCGCGATCCAGCGGCGTCGGCGCGGGCGGGTGATCCTGCTCGAGCTGCAGGACGATTTCGATCCCGACGCCGAGCAGATGCTGGTCGACAAATTGATGCTCGACGATGCGATCATGATGCGCACCGACGGCGCGATCGGGATGAGCGGCCTCGCTGCGATCGTCGACGAGGATCGGCCCGAACTGAAATGGGTGCCCTACGCCCCGCGCTATCCGGAGCGGGTGATGGAGCATGACGGGGACTGTTTCGCGGCGATCCGGGAAAAGGATATCGTGGTCCACCACCCGTATGAAAGCTTCGAGGTGGTGGTCGATTTCGTGCGCCAGGCGGCCGCCGATCCCGATGTCGTCGCGATCAAGCAGACGCTCTACCGCGCGGGCAAGCAATCCTCGGTGATCGCGGCGCTGATCGGCGCGGCCGAGGCCGGCAAGGCGGTGACCGCGGTGGTCGAGCTCAAGGCGCGCTTCGACGAAGAACAGAATCTCATGTGGGCGAGCCAGCTCGAACGCGCCGGCGTGCAGGTGATCTACGGGTTCGTCGACTGGAAGACCCACGCCAAGGTCTCGATGGTGGTGCGCCGCGAGGAAGGGCAATTGCGGACCTATTGCCACTTCGGCACCGGCAATTATCACCCGCTGACCTCGAAGATCTATACCGACCTCAGCTTCTTCACCGCCGACCCCAAGATCGGGCGCGACGCGGTCAAATTGTTCAACTTCATCACCGGCTATGTCGAGCCGCGCAAGCTCGAACGGCTCGCGATCTCGCCGATCGGCCTGCGCGCGAAGCTCGACCAGTGCATCGAACATGAGATCGAGAATGCCCGCGCGGGCAAGCCCGCGCATATCTGGGCCAAGCTCAACTCGCTGACCGACAAGGGCCTGATCGATCACCTCTATGCCGCCAGCGAGGCGGGGGTGCGGATCAATCTGGTGGTTCGCGGAATCTGCTGCCTGCGGCCCGGCATTCCCGGACTGTCGGAGAATATCTGGGTCAAATCGGTGATCGGGCGGTTTCTCGAACACGCGCGGATCTGGGCCTTCGCCAACGGCTTCGCGATGCCGAGCCACCGCGCGAAGGTGTTCATTTCCTCGGCCGACGCGATGGAACGCAATCTCGACCGGCGCGTCGAGACACTTGTGCCGATCAAGAACGCGACCGTCCACGACCAGATCCTGCAGCAGGTTCTGCTCGCCAATCTGCTCGACACGGAGCAGAGTTGGGAGCTCAAGCCCGACGGAACCTCCGAACGGGTCGAGCCGGGGGAGCGGCCATTCAACCTGCACCGCTATTTCATGACCAACCCCTCGCTGTCCGGTCGCGGCACCGCGCTGGACGAAGGCGCGCAAGTGCCCAAGCTGGCGCTGCGCAAGGGCGCTGCGTGA
- a CDS encoding Ppx/GppA family phosphatase, with translation MIGDRDTAFPSTVPHRAVLDIGSNTVRLVVYGGAQRAPTALLNERVTARLGAELLHSGRIPEGAIGVALQGLRRYRRILTDLQIEDVDVIATAAARLAENGPAFLDQVRACGFEPLLLSGEEEARTSAMGVIGAFPGARGVVADLGGGSLELVEIRDGQCTHGVSLPLGALMLGELRAEGPHAFKHKIAKALKHEDWAHAMSEPLYMVGGTWRALASYAMEQLDHPLTDPHGFELEGKEALRLAKRMRDADPARLDLSRISEMRAGMLPDAAALLCVLLGKLEPPKLIFSSWGLREGRLYDRLDGAARAQDPLLAGVASFCAPRGGPPTLATQIAGWTVDALPRGGRGSERVRLAATMLALASMQIEPNLRVRQAINWALYKRWMDLDDGSRAMLAAAVSANCGVTELPKQLYRLSDARMLDEALCWGLAIRLARRLGGGSRRSLRNTALAISGKKLVLYLGESHADLWADHVEQDLANLAARLGLKPTYRVVPNDDLLGQAGLGIQVPELEG, from the coding sequence ATGATCGGCGACCGGGATACCGCTTTCCCCAGCACCGTGCCGCACCGTGCGGTGCTCGACATCGGTTCGAACACGGTGCGCCTGGTGGTTTACGGCGGGGCGCAGCGCGCGCCGACCGCGCTGCTGAACGAGCGGGTGACCGCCCGGCTCGGGGCCGAGCTGCTGCACAGCGGACGCATTCCGGAAGGCGCGATCGGGGTCGCGCTGCAGGGCCTGCGCCGCTACCGCCGCATCCTCACCGACCTCCAGATCGAGGATGTCGACGTGATCGCAACCGCCGCGGCGCGCCTGGCCGAGAACGGCCCCGCGTTCCTCGATCAGGTGCGCGCCTGCGGCTTCGAGCCGCTGCTGCTGTCGGGCGAGGAGGAAGCTCGGACCAGCGCGATGGGCGTGATCGGCGCGTTTCCCGGCGCCAGGGGAGTGGTCGCCGATCTCGGCGGCGGCAGCCTCGAACTGGTCGAAATCAGGGACGGCCAATGCACCCACGGCGTCAGCCTGCCGCTCGGCGCGCTGATGCTGGGCGAGCTGCGCGCCGAAGGGCCCCACGCGTTCAAGCACAAGATCGCCAAGGCGCTGAAGCATGAGGATTGGGCCCATGCGATGTCGGAGCCGCTCTACATGGTCGGCGGCACGTGGCGAGCGCTGGCCAGCTACGCGATGGAGCAGCTCGATCACCCGCTGACCGACCCCCACGGCTTCGAGCTGGAAGGCAAGGAAGCGCTGCGGCTGGCCAAGCGCATGCGCGACGCCGATCCGGCGCGGCTGGACCTGAGCCGCATATCGGAGATGCGCGCGGGGATGCTGCCCGACGCGGCGGCGCTGCTGTGCGTCCTGCTCGGCAAGCTCGAGCCGCCGAAGCTGATCTTCTCCTCCTGGGGCCTGCGGGAAGGGCGGCTGTACGACCGGCTCGACGGCGCGGCCCGGGCGCAGGATCCGCTGCTTGCCGGGGTCGCCAGCTTCTGCGCCCCGCGCGGCGGCCCGCCGACCCTCGCGACCCAGATCGCCGGCTGGACCGTCGATGCGCTGCCACGCGGCGGACGGGGTTCGGAACGGGTGCGCCTCGCCGCGACCATGCTCGCGCTCGCATCGATGCAGATCGAGCCGAATCTGCGCGTGCGCCAGGCAATCAACTGGGCGCTCTACAAGCGCTGGATGGATCTCGACGATGGCAGCCGGGCGATGCTCGCCGCCGCGGTTTCGGCCAATTGCGGCGTCACCGAGCTGCCGAAGCAGCTCTACCGCCTGAGCGACGCGCGGATGCTCGACGAAGCATTGTGCTGGGGCCTCGCGATCCGCCTCGCCCGGCGGCTCGGCGGAGGCTCGCGCCGCTCGCTGCGCAACACCGCGCTGGCGATCTCGGGCAAGAAGCTGGTGCTCTATCTCGGCGAGAGCCATGCCGATCTGTGGGCCGACCATGTCGAGCAGGATCTCGCCAACCTCGCCGCACGGCTCGGACTCAAGCCGACGTACCGGGTGGTGCCGAACGACGATCTTCTCGGCCAGGCCGGCCTTGGCATCCAGGTGCCGGAGCTGGAAGGCTAA
- a CDS encoding MFS transporter — protein sequence MKTNFSEAVSSRPVSLFQYAVVLTVLLVLVFDGMDGQSLGLVVPTILKEWRIERAAFGWALSASIFGMGLGALAGGWLGDRIGRLRSLFVSVLIFGCATIAASRVGDVSALTVLRFIGGLGFGAAGPNALALATEWMPARLRTYVIALLSVGTPAGGTIAAAVAPFLLADYGWRGLFLTFGVASLAVGVLALLVVRESPSYYLAKGRSDEANAVARRVLGDGMELVPEQVGAVAGGPVVGVFDRSTVRLTLGASLAFSALTAVVYAINYWGTELFTSHGLSQTQAIGVIFWGGIVSVLGALLSGWTVRAFGSRATILACSLVTFAVTLALGAAIEQGGSSVTLVTVLACAIGGVGSLGIATLYSLITLGYPVSCRSTGIGLGMMMGRAGGILMTFYGGSLLDLGGQSVVPFFAVMAVCALLVSLSAWIVDRHVAPPRKR from the coding sequence CCGTAAGCCTGTTCCAATACGCGGTCGTGCTGACCGTGCTACTGGTGCTGGTGTTCGACGGGATGGATGGGCAATCGCTCGGCCTTGTCGTGCCGACGATCCTCAAGGAATGGCGGATCGAGCGGGCCGCATTCGGCTGGGCGCTGTCGGCTTCGATCTTCGGCATGGGGCTGGGCGCGCTCGCGGGCGGCTGGCTGGGCGACCGGATCGGGCGGCTGCGCTCGCTGTTCGTCTCGGTGCTGATCTTCGGCTGCGCGACCATCGCCGCGAGCCGGGTGGGGGACGTTTCGGCGCTGACCGTGCTGCGGTTCATCGGCGGGCTCGGTTTCGGCGCGGCGGGCCCGAATGCGCTGGCGCTGGCGACCGAATGGATGCCCGCAAGGCTGCGAACCTATGTGATCGCGCTGCTTTCGGTCGGGACACCCGCGGGCGGCACCATCGCCGCGGCGGTCGCGCCCTTCCTGCTGGCGGATTACGGCTGGCGCGGGCTGTTCCTGACCTTCGGCGTGGCCTCGCTCGCGGTTGGGGTGTTGGCGTTGCTGGTGGTGCGGGAATCGCCATCCTACTATCTCGCGAAGGGCCGTAGCGACGAGGCTAACGCGGTCGCGCGGCGGGTGCTTGGCGACGGGATGGAACTGGTGCCGGAGCAGGTGGGCGCGGTCGCAGGCGGACCCGTTGTCGGCGTGTTCGACCGCAGCACAGTGCGGCTGACGCTCGGCGCCAGCCTCGCTTTTTCCGCGCTGACGGCGGTGGTCTATGCGATCAACTATTGGGGTACCGAACTGTTCACCTCGCATGGGTTGAGCCAGACCCAGGCCATCGGCGTGATTTTCTGGGGCGGGATCGTCTCGGTCCTCGGCGCGCTGCTGTCGGGCTGGACCGTGCGCGCCTTCGGCTCGCGCGCGACGATCCTCGCCTGCTCGCTGGTGACCTTCGCCGTCACACTCGCGCTTGGCGCGGCGATCGAGCAGGGCGGGTCCTCGGTCACGCTCGTGACCGTGCTGGCCTGCGCGATCGGCGGGGTTGGCAGCCTCGGGATCGCGACGCTCTATTCGCTGATAACGCTCGGCTATCCGGTCTCGTGCCGCTCGACCGGAATCGGCCTCGGCATGATGATGGGCCGCGCGGGCGGGATATTGATGACCTTCTACGGCGGCAGCCTGCTCGATCTCGGCGGGCAGTCGGTGGTGCCGTTCTTCGCGGTTATGGCGGTGTGCGCGCTGCTGGTCAGTCTGTCGGCGTGGATCGTCGACCGGCATGTCGCGCCGCCGCGCAAAAGATAA